One segment of Cottoperca gobio chromosome 24, fCotGob3.1, whole genome shotgun sequence DNA contains the following:
- the LOC115028972 gene encoding NACHT, LRR and PYD domains-containing protein 12-like: MATPKVVLLRTLQELGAEDFKTFKWYLQLPGELEGFPAIPKSQLEDADRVDTVDQMVQNYCMNTIKVATIVLGKIDQNELAVNLSKTTSEPTEILAECQAKLKSNLKETILGVDFKIGVSGSDIHEIFTEIYITMEETEKLNMEHEIRQIEIAARKPDRPETTIRQEDIFKPRPGRDKPTRAVMTKGEAGIGKTVLTQKFTLDWAEDKANQDIQFTFPFTFRELNVLKEKRFSLVELVHHFFTETKEAGICRFEQFPVLLIFDGLDECRLPLDFHNNEILTDVTESTSVDVLLINLIRGKLLPSAHLWITTRPAAANQIPPECVGMVTEVRGFTDPQKEEYFRKRFRDEEQADTIISHIKTSRSLHIMCHIPVFCWITANVLGEVLKTGELPKTLTEMYIHFLVVQSKVKNVKYKGVTETDRYLETIESLGKLAFEQLQKGHLSFYESDLTECGIDIKAASVYSGVFTQFFIEVRGMHNIPVFCFVHLSIQEFLAALHVHLTFFTSGVNLLSEVNLWNKIFGGTPLYQSAVDKALQSPNGHLDLFLRFLLGLSLQTNQTLLRVLLTQTGSCSQEINQETVQYIKKKISKDLSPERSINLFHCLNELNDRSLVEEIQQSLVSGSLSTDKLSPAQWSALIFILLSSGKDLDLFDLKKYCASEEALLRLLPVVKASNKALLSGCNLSERSCEALSSVLSSQSSSLRELDLSNNNLQDLGVKLLSVGLESPHCTLETLSLSGCLITKEGCASLASALSSNPSHLRQLDLSYNHPGDSGVKLLSAGLEDPHWRLDTLRLSGCNLSERSCEVMSSVLSSQSSSLREMDLSNNNLQDSGVKLLSAELESPHCTLETIRLSGCDLSERRCEALSPVLSSQSSSLRELDLSNNNLQDSGVKLLSVGLESPHCTLETLSLSGCLITKEGCASLASALSSNPFHLRELDLSYNHPGDSGVKLLSAGLEDPHWRLDTLRVDHGGEQRLTPDVRRYSCELTLDTNTLNRTLIVFDNNRKVTRVREKQPYPDHPERFNIWPQLLCRTVLTGRCYWEVEWRGRVHVAVTYRGIRRRGDSVDCVFGSNDQSWSLYCSDGGYSVWHNKKVTHLHPSSSSITSSSSITSSSSPSGRVAVYVDCPVGSLSFYRVSSDTLIHLHTFSTIFTDLLHPGFGFWPSASSVSLCPLLEETTSSPVV; the protein is encoded by the exons agATTCTTGCTGAGTGCCAAGCTaaactcaaatcaaatctgAAGGAAACTATTCTAGGTGTAGATTTCAAAATTGGGGTCTCTGGTTCCGATATACATGAAATCTTCACGGAGATCTACATCACAATGGAAGAGACTGAAAAACTCAACATGGAACATGAGATCAGACAGATTGAAATAGCAGCCAGGAAACCAGACAGACCAGAGACAACAATCAGACAAGAAGACATCTTTAAACCCCGACCTGGAAGAGATAAACCAACCAGAGCAGTGATGACAAAGGGAGAGGCTGGCATTGGGAAAACAGTCTTAACACAGAAGTTCACTCTGGACTGGGCTGAAGACAAAGCCAACCAGGACATACAGTTCACATTTCCCTTCACTTTCAGAGAGCTGAATGTGTTGAAAGAGAAAAGGTTCAGCTTGGTGGAGCTTGTTCATCACTTCTTTACTGAAACCAAAGAAGCGGGAATCTGCAGGTTTGAACAGTTCCCGGTTCTGTTAATCTTTGACGGTCTGGATGAGTGTCGACTTCCTCTGGACTTCCACAACAACGAGATCCTGACTGATGTTACAGAGTCCACCTCAGTGGATGTGCTGCTGATAAACCTCATCAGGGGGAAACTGCTTCCCTCTGCTCACCTCTGGATAACCACACGAcctgcagcagccaatcagatcccTCCTGAGTGTGTGGGCATGGTGACAGAGGTCAGAGGGTTCACTGACCCACAGAAGGAGGAGTACTTCAGGAAGAGAttcagagatgaggagcagGCTGACACAATCATCTCCCACATCAAGACATCACGAAGCCTCCACATCATGTGCCACATCCCAgtcttctgctggatcactGCTAATGTTCTGGGGGAGGTGTTGAAAACTGGAGAGCTGCCCAAGACCCTGACTGAGATGTACATCCACTTCCTGGTGGTTCAGTCCAAAGTGAAGAACGTCAAGTATAAAGGAGTGACTGAGACAGATCGATACTTGGAGACAATTGAGTCTCTGGGAAAACTGGCTTTTGAGCAGCTGCAGAAAGGCCACCTGAGCTTCTATGAATCCGATCTGACAGAGTGTGGCATTGATATCAAAGCAGCCTCTGTGTACTCAGGAGTGTTCACACAGTTCTTTATAGAGGTGAGAGGAATGCACAATATCCCAGTGTTCTGCTTCGTCCATCTGAGCATTCAGGAGTTTCTGGCTGCTCTTCATGTCCATCTAACATTCTTCACCTCTGGTGTCAATCTGCTGTCAGAAGTAAATTTGTGGAATAAAATATTTGGAGGGACACCTCTCTACCAGAGTGCTGTGGACAAGGCCTTGCAGAGTCCAAATGGACACCTGGACTTGTTCCTTCGCTTCCTCCTGGGTCTTTCACTGCAGACCAATCAGACTCTCCTACGAGTTCTgctgacacagacaggaagttgcTCACAGGAAATCAATCAGGAAACAGTCCAGTACATCAAGAAGAAGATCAGTAAGGATCTGTCTCCAGAGAGAAGCATCAACCTGTTCCACTGTCTGAATGAACTGAATGATCGTTCTCTAGTGGAGGAGATACAACAGTCCCTGGTATCAGGAAGTCTCTCCACAGATAAACTGTCTCCTGCTCAGTGGTCAGCTCTGATCTTCATCCTACTGTCATCAGGAAAAGATCTGGACTTGTTTGACTTGAAGAAATACTGTGCTTCAGAGGAGGCTCTTCTGAGGCTGCTGCCAGTGGTCAAAGCCTCCAACAAAGCTTT GCTGAGTGGCTGTAACCTTtcagagagaagctgtgaaGCTCTGTCCTCAGTTCTCAGCTCCCAGTCCTCtagtctgagagagctggacctgagtaACAACAATCTGCAGGATTTaggagtgaagctgctgtctgtTGGACTGGAGAGTCCACACTGTACACTGGAAACTCTCAG TCTGTCAGGCTGTTTGATCACAAAGGAAGGCTGTGCTTCATTGGCCTCGGCTCTGAGCTCCAACCCCTCCCATCTGAGACAGCTTGACCTGAGCTACAATCATCCAGGAGACTCAGGAGTGAAGCTGCTTTCTGCGGGACTGGAGGATCCACACTGGAGACTGGACACTCTCAG GCTGAGTGGCTGTAACCTctcagagagaagctgtgaaGTTATGTCCTCAGTTCTCAGCTCCCAGTCCTCTAGTCTGAGAGAGATGGACCTGAGTAACAACAACCTGCAGGATTcaggagtgaagctgctgtctgctgaaCTGGAGAGTCCACACTGTACACTGGAAACTATCAG GCTGAGTGGCTGTGACCTCTCAGAGAGACGCTGTGAAGCTCTGTCCCCAGTTCTCAGCTCTCAGTCCTCtagtctgagagagctggacctgagtaACAACAATTTGCAGGATTcaggagtgaagctgctgtctgtTGGACTGGAGAGTCCACACTGTACACTGGAAACTCTCAG TCTGTCAGGCTGTTTGATCACAAAGGAAGGCTGTGCTTCATTGGCCTCAGCTCTGAGCTCCAACCCCTTccatctgagagagctggacctgagctACAATCATCCAGGAGACTcaggagtgaagctgctgtctgcGGGACTGGAGGATCCACACTGGAGACTGGACACTCTCAG GGTGGACCATGGTGGAGAGCAGAGGTTAACACCTGATGTGAGGAGGT ACTCCTGTGAACTcacactggacacaaacacattgaacaGAACGCTCATAGTGTTTGACAACAACAGGAAGGTGACACGGGTGAGAGAGAAGCAGCCATATCCTGATCATCCAGAGAGATTTAACATCTGGCCTCAGCTGCTGTGTAGAACCGTTCTGACTGGTCGCTGTTACTGGGAGGTCGAGTGGAGAGGAAGAGTTCATGTAGCAGTGACTTACAGAGGAAtcagaaggagaggagacagtgttgactgtgtgtttggAAGTAATGATCAGTCCTGGAGTCTGTACTGCTCTGATGGTGGTTACTCTGTCTGGCACAATAAGAAAGTAACacacctccatccctcctcatcctccatcacctcctcctcctccattacctcctcctcctccccctctggTAGAGTAGCAGTGTATGTGGATTGTCCTGTTGGctctctgtccttctacagAGTCTCCTCTGACACACTGATCCACCTCCACACCTTCAGCACCATCTTCACTGATCTTCTTCATCCTGGGTTTGGGTTCTGGCCATCTGCctcctcagtgtctctgtgtcctctaTTGGAGGAAACAACTTCCAGTCCTGTGGTTTAG